CCTTGTTTGTGTAGTATCTTAAATGGTTCTGCAGTATGATTTTGCATTCCGTATCTCATTTGATCCCCACAAGAGCCCGATGAGGAGGGAAAGCAGGTTTTACTATTAAaggatgagtaaactgaggcccgAGAGATTTCTCATatgaggggcagggctgggattccGGCCCAGTGTTCTGATGGCTCACCCACTGACCATGCCGCTGATCCGTGTCCTTTTTCAGTCTGTACTTTGCAGAGTCCTAGAGGATCCTTGGAGGTGCCTCAGTAGCTGCCATGGTGATATGGGGTGCTGAGGGCAAAGAGCTCTGTTCTCATTAATCAGAGCAGCTCTGTTTCTTAATGACTTTATATACACGGTGTTTCTGCAGGAAATTTAATTTGAACAGTgtttccatctggaaaaaaaaaaaaaagtccacaaaaTACTTGACAATCACTGCACTTTTAGCATTCTTAGCATTTCACATGCTGAACTCAGTACTCCACCATGAGGAGGGATGGAGTGGGTATGAAAAGATAAAGAACTGAAGTCACACGGCTTGTCAGTGGCAGAGACAGAGCTTGAACTGAGGTTGAAGAGCTCCCGCctgttcttttcctcttctcactGGATAAAGCTGCTCCGAGAGAGAGGCTGCCTCAGTGTGCCTGTTCAGACTGTAATCCTCACTTCCTCCCTGCccgctccctccttccctcctctctccagccCATCATCTTCGTTTCGGACAGAGCAAACAGCAACAAGGAGCTGGGTGTGGACCAGGAGTCAGAGGAGGGCAAAGGCAAAACAAGCCCTGATAAGCAAGAGCAGTCCCCACAGGTGTCTGAGCACGTGGCATGGGTGGGAGTGGCCAGCGCACTACGGGGGCTTCCTATGCGCTTGGGATACACGGGCTGGAGGCTTCCCAGGGGGTTGTCTTGAACATCTAGAGGTTTGGATTCGTCCCACTGACCTTTTCTCTCAGCAAGTTCCCCTGAAATTCGGGCTGCTGCTTGGGTGAATATCCCAGGATGGGGATTCCATTCTAGGAGTGGACTGGCAGGCTGAACCTCCCATGGAGCTGATCCAGCCAggacagagagaaggggaggcaaaggctgagacagaatcagcccagacagagagaaggggaggcAAGGGCTGAGACAGAACCAGTTTGAGAGTAGATCTAGCCAggacagagagaaggggaggcAAAGGCTGAGACAGAACCAGCTTGAGAGCAGAGGTACAACTCCTGTCTCCTGGTGTCCTTGAGCATTTTACAATAGGGGGATAAAGAATAGGAGCAGAAAGTGGGGCTGACATCAGAAATGGGGTCCTCTAGGGCTCACAGGAGGGTGTTAGATTGGAGTGGGGTGCTTAGTGGAGGTGAGCCTTAGAGGCAAAAGTCTTCAGACCAATCGAGGCCTCTCTTCTATCCATGGCCTCGTGCACTGGGGCCTAGGGGAGGTTCTCTGAGGACTTGGCCTTGACGACAGAGTGGCTGGAGGAATCAGAACAGTCAGACCTTTGACCTGCGGGCACCTTTGTTTGGAATGGTCGGGCCTGGGATGGTGGAGGCGGCTCTTGTGGGTGGGGactggggtggtggggaggaggctgTCTGTGTCTGCATGGCCACCACATCTTTGGCTGGGGGCGTCAGGGCTGGAGAGGTGTGGAGTGAGGTGTCACTGAGGCCTCGATGCATCTCACTGCAGCTCACCGGTCTGCATTTGCCCCTGTCCCAGCTCCTGCTGTCACCTCTGGCCGTTTTAGGCACTTGGCTCCCTTGGCCCAGAGGAGCTTGCCCCTCAGGCCTGTGCACCTCTGACCCCTGTGAACCAGTTTTCCTTTGTGCCTCCACAGCCACAGCCTGGCAGCTCTGACCAGGAAAGTGAGGAACAGCAACAATTCCGGAACATTTTCAAGCAGATAGCAGGAGACGTGAGTACCTCCAAGCCCAGGACGCCCACAGGTGCTGCTTCTCTCCTGGATTAACTGCTCAGATTACCAATTATTTTGTTACTGTTTGGTAGGGTCATTTTGGACTTCGGTGGAGCCACGGAATGTGTGTGTGGCACAGAAATCCACAAGTCCTTGAGTTTTGGACTGCCACATCCACTGGTGGGCTCAGAGGCCTTTTTGCTCTGCTCACGGTGGTCCTGATAGCTGGGGTGCAGTATCTGGCCCCCGTCTTCCTCAGAAAAGCCCTAGCTTCCCATGACATAACAGCACCGACAGGGATTTCACAAACACGGCCAGCTGGAATTTGTTTTACAAAGCGTCTGCGCCAGGAGCTGCTGTACTCCTGAACCATgaccctcctctcccttcctcctcaggACATGGAAATCTGTGCAGATGAGCTCAAGAAGGTCCTTAACACAGTCGTGAACAAACGTGAGTTGCTCAAACCAAatgtggggggtgggtggggagtcCCATTGTCTCAAAGCACCTTCTCACTCTTCTCCATCCCCCCAGACAAGGACCTGAAGACACACGGGTTCACACTGGAGTCCTGCCGTAGCATGATTGCGCTCATGGATGTATCCTTCCTGCCGCCCCTTCCCGACCCTCTGTCATCAGCCCACGGGGGCCAAGGCACCATACAGGGTGCCCAGTCAGGCAAAGGGCCCTCATTTGTGCCCAGGAAAACACTTAATTCAGAACCTGATTCAGAACATCTTGGATACTCCTCTGAAAGGGGTTGTTAGAGGCTGAAGGGGAGGACGTTGGGTTGTAACTGCCCTAACCCCTGTGCTTCTCTCAGGCCTGGGATCCTGCCCAAGCAAAAGTGGCCCTTAGGAGATCGGCTCCCTGGGTTACAGAGTAGGTGCAATCTCTGACTGGTGGCGGAGTGGAGGGGAGGGTTAAATACCACAACAGGGTTAGGACAGCCCAGGCAGAGTCTTCTAGACCCTCCCTCCAAATCCAGGGGGATTTTGCTATGTGCTGTGTAGCCCTGACCTCCCTCCTCCAGACAGATGGCTCTGGGAAGCTCAACCTGCAAGAGTTCCACCACCTCTGGAACAAGATTAAGGCCTGGCAGGtgggaagagaaaatgaagtGTGGGAGTGAAGAACGGGGTTGATTTGGAGATTCAGTGTGTGACCTCCATCCTCAAATTTTCTATTGccagaaaattttcaaacactATGACACAGACCAGTCCGGCACCATTAACAGCTACGAGATGCGAAATGCAGTCAATGACGCAGGTGCTAAGAAGGAAGGGGTGGGAGGGATGTGGACCCGAGGCGGTGGGAGCAGGAATGGGAGGGGACTAGGCTACTAGGACCCCActagagaaaggagagggaaagggcttctcattttcctttcccaGGTCACAGGGTGGCCGAGAGGCAAGGAAAATAGAAGGCAGGCCCAAGGCCTCCAGCTCCATGTCCCCCTTTAACGTGGTCCCCTCCACAGGATTCCACCTCAACAACCAGCTCTACGACATCATTACCATGCGGTACGCAGACAAACACATGAACATCGACTTCGACAGTTTCATCTGCTGCTTCGTCAGGCTGGAGGGCATGTTCAGTAAGTGGGGGAGAGGGGCTGCCCTCCGCTTTCTTGCAGGGGCAGTTGTGGCAACAGGCATCTCACCTGGTAATCTCCAGTC
The window above is part of the Macaca fascicularis isolate 582-1 chromosome 7, T2T-MFA8v1.1 genome. Proteins encoded here:
- the CAPN3 gene encoding calpain-3 isoform X8, which gives rise to MHGNRQHLQKDFFLYNASRARSKTYINMREVSQRFRLPPSEYVIVPSTYEPHQEGEFILRVFSEKRNLSEEVENTISVDRPVKKKKTKPIIFVSDRANSNKELGVDQESEEGKGKTSPDKQEQSPQPQPGSSDQESEEQQQFRNIFKQIAGDDMEICADELKKVLNTVVNKHKDLKTHGFTLESCRSMIALMDTDGSGKLNLQEFHHLWNKIKAWQKIFKHYDTDQSGTINSYEMRNAVNDAGFHLNNQLYDIITMRYADKHMNIDFDSFICCFVRLEGMFRAFHAFDKDGDGIIKLNVLEWLQLTMYA
- the CAPN3 gene encoding calpain-3 isoform X9, whose translation is MHGNRQHLQKDFFLYNASRARSKTYINMREVSQRFRLPPSEYVIVPSTYEPHQEGEFILRVFSEKRNLSEEVENTISVDRPVPIIFVSDRANSNKELGVDQESEEGKGKTSPDKQEQSPQPQPGSSDQESEEQQQFRNIFKQIAGDDMEICADELKKVLNTVVNKHKDLKTHGFTLESCRSMIALMDTDGSGKLNLQEFHHLWNKIKAWQKIFKHYDTDQSGTINSYEMRNAVNDAGFHLNNQLYDIITMRYADKHMNIDFDSFICCFVRLEGMFRAFHAFDKDGDGIIKLNVLEWLQLTMYA
- the CAPN3 gene encoding calpain-3 isoform X10; the protein is MHGNRQHLQKDFFLYNASRARSKTYINMREVSQRFRLPPSEYVIVPSTYEPHQEGEFILRVFSEKRNLSEEVENTISVDRPVPQPGSSDQESEEQQQFRNIFKQIAGDDMEICADELKKVLNTVVNKHKDLKTHGFTLESCRSMIALMDTDGSGKLNLQEFHHLWNKIKAWQKIFKHYDTDQSGTINSYEMRNAVNDAGFHLNNQLYDIITMRYADKHMNIDFDSFICCFVRLEGMFRAFHAFDKDGDGIIKLNVLEWLQLTMYA